One window of Schistocerca cancellata isolate TAMUIC-IGC-003103 chromosome 9, iqSchCanc2.1, whole genome shotgun sequence genomic DNA carries:
- the LOC126101517 gene encoding uncharacterized protein LOC126101517: protein MARQLRRSSQILIHTDGARVEWRADTGPGRLASIIRRPPTRDVTAACLATAPGRPGRAEGKASAPVAVPDGREGVVRQVSRAVYSGRGLGLETALFLVLRLAGRLLAPAPGQARPEGPVRRSAPAAPTTPAARQSRTGLIPQRRAGSDRICRDRHRRRSPALSRVIHRRGYAKCRPPLLASCVQKVAAAPTPPPPPPPRRSLCNLRAAHCCWLCVRRRGRGGLLPKYLAFPACHNLPDSRPPLTLQTRVS, encoded by the exons ATGGCGCGACAGCTGCGGCGCTCTTCACAAATATTGATACACACAGATGGTGCTCGAGTCGAGTGGCGGGCGGACACCGGCCCCGGCCGTTTAGCAAGTATAATACGGCGGCCGCCGACGCGTGACGTCACCGCCGCGTGTTTGGCGACCGCGCCGGGACGGCCCGGCCGAGCAGAAGGGAAGGCTTCTGCTCCAGTCGCCGTGCCAGATGGCCGCGAGGGCGTCGTCCGGCAAGTGTCGAGGGCTGTTTACAGC GGCCGCGGGCTCGGACTAGAAACTGCTCTATTCCTTGTTTTACGTCTCGCGGGGCGCCTCCTCGCTCCTGCCCCAGGCCAGGCTCGCCCCGAGGGCCCCGTCCGCCGCtctgcccccgccgcccccaccaccCCCGCCGCGCG CCAGTCAAGAACCGGGCTAATCCCGCAGCGCCGCGCCGGATCGGATCGGATCTGCCGGGATCGCCACCGCCGCCGGTCCCCCGCCTTGTCGCGCGTTATTCATCGGCGCGGCTATGCTAAATGTCGCCCTCCCCTGCTAGCCTCTTGTGTGCAGAAAGTAGCGGCCGCCcccacgccgcccccgccgccgccgccacgtcgCTCCTTGTGTAATCTGCGCGCCGCCCATTGTTGTTGGCTTTGCGTGCGCCGGCGCGGGCGCGGCGGGCTGCTCCCTAAATATTTGGCTTTCCCTGCTTGTCATAATCTGCCCGACTCGCGGCCCCCACTCACGCTGCAGACTCGTGTGTCGTGA